The following proteins come from a genomic window of Candidatus Thiodiazotropha sp. CDECU1:
- a CDS encoding SCO family protein: MLLIVRNCLMLIVISAVGVCSAKEVGGDFTLVAHDGSEYSLQDSRGKVVVIAFGYTFCPDICPTALSTISSALNSLGDDVDLVDALFVSLDPERDTLEHLAEYTQYFHTNLLGLTGTPEQLHEIAKLYQVRYDFVDKGTNKYYTMDHSANLYIIDAEGNLVRILPHGLPPQALLDSLRFAIVTSQQSMSHQSTHHETFVKR; encoded by the coding sequence ATGCTGTTGATTGTTAGAAACTGTCTTATGCTCATCGTGATATCTGCTGTTGGCGTCTGTAGTGCTAAGGAGGTGGGTGGTGATTTCACTTTGGTGGCACACGATGGCTCCGAATATTCCTTGCAGGATTCTCGCGGCAAGGTGGTTGTGATTGCTTTTGGTTACACTTTCTGCCCCGATATCTGCCCAACAGCTTTAAGTACAATAAGTAGCGCTCTCAACAGTCTCGGCGATGATGTAGATCTAGTTGACGCGCTATTTGTTTCGCTTGATCCTGAGCGTGACACACTTGAGCACCTGGCTGAATACACCCAGTATTTCCATACAAACCTACTGGGATTGACTGGTACGCCAGAACAACTGCATGAGATTGCCAAGCTTTATCAGGTCAGGTATGACTTTGTCGATAAGGGAACAAATAAGTATTACACCATGGACCATAGCGCCAACCTCTACATTATCGACGCCGAAGGCAACCTCGTTCGGATACTACCGCATGGACTACCTCCTCAGGCATTACTAGATAGTCTACGTTTCGCCATCGTGACATCGCAGCAGTCCATGTCGCATCAGTCAACTCATCACGAGACATTTGTTAAGCGGTAA
- a CDS encoding OmpP1/FadL family transporter: MKNSTHKSRHASLLAVAIGSIFSANSIAGPHGYDLHNTLSPASGGMAGTSLARPQDVTSSVFGNPATLTQFKGTKFSFGATFYMPEVELTHDGSITGTAFSEDSGTDIFAVPNTGITQDLRGLGIPATIGLGLTAVSGIGAEFRGDPGSLGAGAEFIILGVNAGLGYEVSNNLSLGAAATISFAELDLGLSSTSAATHDIGLRATFGATYDSGPTTVGAYYQTELKHTFDNQVQTSATSYASPEIEQPANIGFGIANDSLMGGNLLLAADITHKFWDDSKFWQDVYDDQTVFSMGAQLTSGNWKYRIGYGYGDDPTDTGTTGPIGGISQVFSNVGPIPLNQGVTQYIQATQAEVIYKHRLTVGFGYQGFIAPPIDLDVQFGWQFAEDRDYGTGNLSGGGHTNAETHSWHTGFALTWNL, from the coding sequence ATGAAAAACTCAACTCACAAGTCTCGACACGCATCGCTATTAGCCGTTGCTATTGGCAGCATCTTCTCAGCAAACAGCATTGCCGGCCCACATGGCTATGACCTGCATAATACCCTTTCACCCGCTTCGGGAGGTATGGCAGGTACCAGCCTGGCGCGCCCACAAGATGTTACATCTTCCGTCTTTGGAAATCCCGCGACACTTACCCAATTCAAAGGCACCAAGTTCAGCTTTGGTGCAACATTCTACATGCCTGAAGTCGAGCTGACACACGATGGCAGCATAACCGGCACAGCATTCAGTGAGGATTCCGGTACGGATATATTTGCTGTGCCCAACACCGGGATTACTCAGGATCTTCGCGGTTTGGGGATTCCGGCAACCATCGGTTTGGGATTGACAGCGGTATCTGGCATTGGGGCTGAGTTCAGGGGTGATCCAGGCAGCCTCGGAGCTGGAGCGGAATTCATCATACTCGGTGTCAACGCAGGGCTTGGCTACGAGGTCAGCAACAATCTCTCTTTAGGAGCCGCTGCCACTATCAGTTTTGCGGAACTGGATCTTGGTCTTTCATCGACTTCTGCAGCCACCCACGACATTGGCTTGAGGGCTACCTTCGGTGCCACTTATGATTCCGGCCCGACGACAGTTGGAGCCTATTATCAAACAGAACTGAAACACACCTTCGACAATCAGGTCCAGACTAGTGCTACAAGCTATGCTAGCCCGGAAATCGAACAACCGGCCAATATTGGATTCGGTATTGCTAATGACAGCCTCATGGGTGGAAATCTATTGTTGGCAGCGGATATCACCCACAAATTCTGGGATGACTCAAAATTCTGGCAGGATGTTTACGATGATCAGACTGTCTTCTCCATGGGTGCTCAATTAACGAGTGGAAACTGGAAATACCGAATCGGTTATGGTTACGGTGATGATCCTACAGATACAGGAACCACAGGACCTATCGGAGGTATCTCACAAGTCTTCAGTAATGTTGGTCCAATACCTTTGAATCAAGGGGTTACCCAGTATATCCAGGCTACCCAGGCCGAAGTTATTTATAAACATAGACTTACGGTTGGATTTGGCTATCAAGGCTTTATAGCACCACCTATCGATCTTGATGTTCAGTTTGGCTGGCAGTTCGCGGAAGATCGTGACTATGGTACGGGTAACCTTTCAGGCGGCGGCCACACCAATGCCGAAACCCATTCTTGGCATACGGGTTTTGCATTGACCTGGAATCTCTGA
- a CDS encoding PAS domain S-box protein: MSRAIKGSERGELHNQYKDGKHQPQEVDARLGVSTNNLVSSGIMGNVALLNVDPPIYRLIHEKLNSKLNLEDLTALEQLYNGLEQGRVCVDALVLGVSLEEPVRIAQRIQSLGIDIPVLILTEPEQYQKLKNALKFAPFIGNDVLLCSIANAEYLPQKLYDAVERVHKRRRYIGSMKAAQVSLGSISRSRPPITSYYERLLDHAPIGVVNININGAILNLNRHACQVLDINERDALGTLLGDLFTESERDRLQAIIARCVAPLGRRMSEIFQIGINPIRFVELNASSFVDRSGQLGATIILQDVSDRIHAEEDRNKALDELRASEHRYRELVETMSEALALTDAQYNITFINQRFCDLFGYAGEEIIGQPLIDLVHENTKDIMLQRMADNPSVDQESFETTWLRKDGNLIYTLTSPKSIFNENQQYMGCLGVFTDITDRKEVEQREKLHMLELAQASRVSTIGEMSSQIAHELAQPLSAIGGLSTALLKLLDAGTSSFDDITDSLISIQTQANRAREIIIRLRDFVRNDELRQVSINLNDLINSVIRLANVDAYWSDIKIVLLLDDNLPNVTGDGILIEQVLLNLVRNACHAMQDICSDSKILTISSRQDDSENIRISVEDTGPGLNESMLKQVCQPFFSTKEKGMGMGLAIARSVVEAHAGQMLVSNTPQGGASFSFTLPINADE; this comes from the coding sequence GTGAGTCGTGCGATCAAAGGGAGTGAACGTGGTGAGTTACATAATCAGTATAAGGATGGAAAACATCAGCCTCAAGAAGTTGATGCCAGGTTAGGTGTTTCCACTAACAATTTAGTATCCAGTGGTATTATGGGAAATGTTGCACTTCTTAATGTTGACCCGCCTATCTACCGCTTGATCCATGAGAAGCTAAATTCAAAACTTAATTTAGAGGATTTGACAGCATTAGAGCAACTGTATAACGGGTTGGAACAAGGACGTGTCTGTGTTGATGCTCTAGTGCTTGGTGTAAGTCTTGAAGAGCCGGTGCGGATCGCACAGCGTATTCAGTCACTTGGTATCGATATACCCGTATTAATACTAACCGAACCCGAACAATACCAAAAGCTCAAAAATGCACTAAAGTTTGCCCCATTTATTGGTAATGATGTTCTACTCTGTTCGATAGCCAATGCTGAATACCTACCACAAAAATTATATGACGCAGTGGAAAGGGTCCACAAACGGCGACGCTACATAGGTTCAATGAAAGCGGCTCAGGTCAGTCTGGGATCAATATCGAGAAGCCGCCCACCAATTACCAGCTATTATGAACGATTGCTTGATCATGCACCTATTGGTGTAGTGAATATCAATATTAACGGAGCCATACTTAATTTAAATCGCCATGCCTGCCAGGTATTGGATATCAATGAACGTGATGCCCTGGGTACCCTTCTTGGTGATCTGTTTACAGAGTCTGAGAGGGATAGGCTACAAGCTATAATTGCTCGTTGTGTTGCACCGCTTGGCAGAAGGATGTCTGAGATATTTCAGATAGGGATTAACCCAATTCGGTTTGTAGAATTAAATGCTTCCTCTTTTGTTGACCGTTCTGGGCAACTTGGTGCAACCATCATTCTACAGGATGTTTCAGATCGAATTCATGCTGAGGAGGATCGAAATAAAGCCCTTGATGAGCTACGTGCTAGCGAACACCGCTATCGCGAACTGGTAGAAACGATGAGTGAGGCACTAGCCTTAACCGATGCCCAGTACAATATCACCTTTATTAATCAACGCTTCTGCGACCTTTTTGGATACGCCGGAGAAGAGATTATCGGACAACCACTTATCGACCTGGTTCACGAAAATACCAAGGATATTATGCTCCAGAGAATGGCTGACAATCCATCTGTGGATCAGGAAAGTTTCGAAACCACCTGGCTACGAAAGGATGGCAACTTAATCTATACGTTGACATCACCGAAATCTATTTTTAACGAAAACCAACAATATATGGGTTGTCTGGGGGTGTTTACTGACATCACTGACAGGAAGGAGGTAGAACAACGGGAAAAGTTACACATGCTTGAGTTGGCCCAAGCATCCAGAGTGTCCACCATCGGCGAAATGAGTAGCCAAATAGCACATGAACTTGCACAGCCGTTGAGCGCCATTGGTGGTTTGAGTACGGCTTTACTGAAACTTCTCGATGCTGGAACATCATCTTTTGATGATATTACTGATAGTCTCATTTCGATTCAAACACAAGCAAACCGCGCACGCGAGATTATTATCAGGCTGCGTGATTTTGTGCGTAACGATGAGCTCCGGCAAGTATCAATCAATCTAAATGATCTAATCAATTCTGTTATTCGATTAGCCAATGTAGACGCTTATTGGAGCGATATAAAAATAGTGTTGTTATTGGATGATAATCTTCCAAATGTCACAGGTGATGGAATTTTGATTGAACAAGTGTTGCTCAACTTAGTGCGTAATGCTTGTCATGCAATGCAGGATATCTGCAGTGATAGTAAAATTCTGACTATCTCCAGCCGACAAGACGACTCTGAAAATATAAGAATATCAGTAGAAGATACTGGTCCTGGATTGAATGAATCCATGCTCAAACAAGTATGCCAACCATTTTTTAGTACAAAAGAAAAAGGTATGGGTATGGGACTTGCTATTGCACGCTCCGTAGTAGAAGCACATGCTGGACAGATGCTTGTAAGTAATACGCCACAGGGTGGCGCCAGCTTTAGTTTTACACTACCAATAAACGCTGATGAATAA
- a CDS encoding cytochrome c peroxidase, giving the protein MKNFTAYLLFVSCLVISPNSYAAAFQTQESDQPAVLAPFYTDPEYPPPEVGSYKLPPIGNAANGAIINGQGEIQRLHDLLGNGKIVLLSFFYSTCSDINGCPLATAVMYKLQQIIKTDPQLHDRFRMISLSFDPTFDTPEIISHYGTGLAQGGDWRFITTASLNDINPILESYGQSVVRDIDESGNILPSFSHVLKVFLIDPQKKIRNIYSVSFLYPELIINDAKTVLSESQTLVNNNLDNFNQFSKLSKPGDYKDGYESDTYETRSLAVEQRKGKQTDLLAYIENPPLGLPAMPQPTNNQVTRRKIALGRKLFYDRRLSLNDTFSCAMCHIPEQGFTNNELAMAIGFEGRSTRRNSPTLYNSGYLQRLFHDGREESLEQQVWGPLLARNEMANPSVGAVIKKIRSLADYRGLFEQAFDGESVNMETVSKAIASYERTLASGNSAFDRWYYGKQHDAMSARAIKGYELFTGKAGCSSCHTIGEESALFTDDQMHNTGMGYRESMGIRPDKEKILVAPGVYIEVGREVIDMVGHPPPTDVGYYEVTQNPNDRWKYHTPSLRNVALTAPYMHNGSMSNLREVVEFYNQGGVSNELLDPRIRPLGLSEQEIDYLVLFMQNLTGSNVNEIVADGFASPVGDITEDDPHWSHEKRTADK; this is encoded by the coding sequence ATGAAGAACTTTACAGCTTACCTATTATTTGTCAGCTGTTTGGTTATAAGCCCGAACTCGTATGCCGCAGCATTCCAGACCCAAGAATCAGATCAACCAGCGGTACTGGCACCTTTCTATACCGATCCTGAATATCCCCCACCTGAGGTAGGTAGTTACAAACTACCACCTATTGGGAATGCGGCCAATGGAGCCATCATAAATGGACAGGGAGAGATACAGCGCCTGCATGACCTACTGGGTAATGGAAAAATAGTCCTACTCAGTTTTTTCTACAGTACTTGTAGTGATATCAACGGTTGCCCACTAGCGACTGCGGTAATGTACAAGTTGCAACAAATCATTAAAACAGATCCTCAATTACATGATCGTTTCCGTATGATCAGCCTGAGTTTTGATCCGACATTTGATACACCCGAGATAATTTCACATTACGGTACTGGGCTCGCCCAAGGCGGTGATTGGCGATTTATCACTACCGCGTCATTAAATGACATAAACCCTATCCTGGAAAGCTATGGGCAATCGGTGGTACGCGATATAGATGAAAGTGGCAATATCCTCCCATCCTTTTCACATGTGCTGAAGGTTTTTCTTATTGATCCACAGAAGAAGATTCGCAATATCTACAGCGTATCATTTTTATATCCAGAACTTATTATCAATGACGCCAAGACAGTACTGTCAGAGTCACAGACCCTAGTAAACAACAACCTGGACAATTTTAATCAGTTTTCCAAATTATCAAAACCAGGCGACTATAAAGATGGTTATGAATCGGACACATATGAGACACGCAGCCTGGCGGTAGAACAACGAAAAGGCAAGCAAACGGACCTGCTTGCGTATATTGAGAACCCTCCACTTGGCTTGCCAGCAATGCCGCAACCGACGAATAATCAGGTGACGCGTAGAAAAATTGCGCTAGGTCGAAAATTGTTCTATGACCGGCGATTATCACTCAATGACACATTTTCCTGTGCCATGTGCCATATCCCTGAGCAAGGGTTTACAAACAATGAATTAGCCATGGCTATCGGCTTTGAAGGGCGAAGCACGCGGCGTAATTCTCCAACTCTCTATAACAGTGGATATCTACAAAGACTTTTTCACGACGGCCGAGAAGAGTCACTTGAACAACAGGTATGGGGGCCACTGTTGGCGCGTAATGAAATGGCTAATCCATCAGTTGGAGCAGTGATCAAGAAGATCCGAAGCCTGGCTGATTATCGTGGCCTTTTCGAACAGGCATTCGACGGAGAGAGTGTCAATATGGAGACTGTAAGCAAAGCAATTGCCAGTTATGAGCGCACCCTGGCTTCAGGCAATTCTGCTTTCGATCGCTGGTATTATGGTAAACAGCATGATGCTATGTCTGCAAGGGCAATCAAGGGCTATGAACTGTTTACAGGTAAAGCGGGTTGTTCATCCTGCCATACGATAGGAGAAGAGTCCGCACTCTTTACCGACGACCAGATGCATAACACCGGCATGGGTTACCGCGAATCTATGGGAATCAGGCCCGACAAGGAGAAGATCCTGGTTGCACCAGGCGTCTATATCGAGGTGGGACGGGAGGTCATAGATATGGTTGGCCATCCTCCGCCGACAGATGTGGGCTATTACGAGGTTACGCAGAATCCAAATGACCGGTGGAAGTACCACACACCAAGCTTACGAAACGTGGCGTTGACTGCACCCTATATGCACAATGGGTCCATGAGTAATTTGCGAGAAGTCGTTGAATTTTACAATCAAGGTGGTGTCTCGAATGAGTTATTGGATCCGCGTATCCGACCACTGGGGTTAAGTGAACAGGAGATTGATTACCTGGTACTCTTCATGCAGAACCTCACTGGCAGCAATGTTAATGAGATTGTTGCCGATGGTTTTGCGTCGCCGGTGGGAGATATCACTGAAGATGATCCGCATTGGTCGCACGAAAAGCGTACAGCCGATAAATAG
- a CDS encoding sigma-54-dependent Fis family transcriptional regulator yields the protein MITENANRTHYGLVKAAVHNNSNLACTVNEHILRSWRRCLNDHDLDPDHNPEPIIVDHSDLRERKEKYYQLSEIAHSEMTNLYQQVAGSGHSILLTDNDGVVVNYVGDPKFTGTAAQTSLQLGAVWTESAQGTNGMGTCLIEKRPLIIHQNEHFFSKNTHLTCSAAPIMDPTGVLVAILDASSRSHQAQQHTMVMVNMSAQLIENRLFLCCMHDDYIIRFHSRREFISTLGEGVLAFDGDGRINAANRSALFQLDIPDIKDILGQRIEELFDVRMSNIMSNAHNKITAPIVLRDVNHGRRFYAGFQPPNKKHADKRQSQRLSVSNSEDSPALDGLEFGDTRMRRNIERAKKLLERDIPFILLGETGTGKDVFTSAIHKSSSRADKPLIAVNCASLPETLIESELFGYRPGAFTGASKDGSRGKIAQANGGTLFLDEIGDMPLHLQARLLRVLEEREVIPIGGEIPIKVDIRLISATHKDLKLLVEEGRFRIDLYYRLNGISLQMPPLRDREDRRSLIMHLLQQEADGPQMITIDDEALDILQDYHWPGNIRQLRNILRTLIGLCDNTVIRVDDLPDDVFDNVKDRETQQHLRPTNPLEIAERDAILREMEAAYWNVTQVASKLHVSRNTLYRKMRNFDIRRPD from the coding sequence ATGATTACTGAAAATGCGAACAGAACTCACTATGGTTTGGTGAAAGCTGCTGTTCACAATAACAGCAATCTTGCTTGTACTGTCAATGAGCATATTCTCCGTTCATGGAGACGCTGTCTTAACGACCATGATCTGGATCCGGATCATAACCCGGAACCGATTATCGTCGATCATTCCGACCTGAGGGAAAGGAAGGAAAAATACTACCAATTATCCGAGATAGCACATTCAGAAATGACCAACCTCTATCAGCAGGTTGCAGGGTCTGGTCACTCTATTTTGCTCACCGACAATGATGGGGTAGTTGTAAATTACGTTGGTGACCCAAAATTCACAGGTACCGCAGCCCAAACTTCTCTTCAATTGGGTGCGGTTTGGACTGAGTCCGCACAAGGAACCAACGGTATGGGGACTTGCTTAATTGAAAAACGTCCTTTGATTATTCACCAGAACGAACACTTTTTCTCCAAAAACACCCATCTAACCTGTTCTGCAGCACCCATCATGGATCCAACAGGGGTTCTGGTTGCGATTTTGGATGCATCAAGCAGATCGCATCAGGCTCAGCAACATACCATGGTTATGGTAAACATGTCGGCTCAACTGATTGAAAATCGACTATTCCTTTGCTGTATGCACGATGATTATATAATTCGGTTTCACAGTCGAAGGGAGTTCATTAGTACATTAGGTGAGGGTGTACTTGCCTTCGATGGTGATGGACGCATAAATGCAGCCAATCGTAGCGCCTTGTTCCAGCTTGATATACCCGACATTAAGGATATCCTCGGTCAGCGGATTGAAGAACTGTTCGACGTACGTATGAGTAATATTATGAGCAATGCCCACAATAAGATCACAGCCCCGATAGTACTGCGTGATGTCAATCATGGGCGACGTTTCTATGCCGGTTTTCAACCACCCAACAAGAAGCATGCTGATAAACGACAGTCTCAAAGATTATCAGTATCAAATTCTGAGGATTCACCTGCGCTGGATGGCCTGGAGTTTGGTGACACACGCATGCGTCGGAACATTGAACGCGCCAAAAAACTATTAGAACGAGACATACCCTTTATTTTACTTGGAGAGACAGGCACTGGAAAAGACGTGTTTACCAGCGCCATACACAAATCCAGTAGCCGTGCGGATAAACCACTGATTGCGGTCAACTGCGCATCTTTGCCTGAAACGCTGATTGAGAGCGAACTGTTTGGATACCGTCCAGGTGCATTCACCGGTGCGAGTAAGGATGGTTCTCGAGGCAAGATTGCACAAGCAAATGGTGGAACTCTGTTCCTTGACGAAATCGGTGACATGCCTCTACATCTGCAAGCCCGCCTGTTAAGGGTTTTGGAGGAGCGAGAGGTTATCCCTATCGGTGGAGAGATTCCGATAAAAGTGGATATTCGTTTGATCAGCGCCACTCATAAGGACCTGAAATTATTGGTCGAGGAAGGAAGATTCAGGATAGACCTCTATTACCGACTCAACGGCATCAGTCTGCAGATGCCGCCGTTGAGAGATCGTGAGGACAGACGTAGTTTGATCATGCATTTGTTGCAACAGGAAGCGGACGGTCCACAAATGATTACGATTGACGATGAGGCACTGGATATCCTTCAGGACTATCATTGGCCTGGCAACATTCGTCAGTTGCGCAATATCCTTCGCACCCTTATTGGCCTGTGTGACAACACGGTAATTAGAGTTGACGACCTGCCAGATGATGTTTTTGACAACGTAAAGGATCGCGAAACACAACAGCACTTGCGCCCAACGAATCCATTAGAGATTGCTGAACGCGATGCGATTTTACGTGAAATGGAAGCTGCGTACTGGAATGTAACCCAGGTTGCATCCAAGTTACACGTCAGCCGCAACACTCTTTACCGAAAAATGCGAAATTTTGATATCCGTCGACCAGATTGA
- a CDS encoding selenium-binding protein SBP56-related protein, which yields MNFTTLKQVGKVALTISLVTGAAVSALSTTAVADETCQSPYMAKIVGQEDFVYVWTLGVEGVGDGQDKLVTVDVNPKSKHYGKVVNSLSVGGRNEAHHSGFTDDRRYLWAGGLDTNKIFVFDVFSDPGKPKLHHVVTDFVAKSGGVVGPHTTYALPGRMMITGLSNNKDHGGRTALVEYTNDGEYIATHWMPTDANLQGAEKAGKFADGYGYDVRALPRRNVMVSSSFTGWSNYMMDFGKMLQDKEAMKRFGNTVVVWDLHTRKPKKVLDVPGAPLEVRCAWQPNNNWCVTTTALTSKIWLIYEDKHGEWHSKAVADIGDPSKIPLPVDISIASDDSGLWVNTFMDGKTRYFDLSDPHSPKQVYEKQIAAQVNMASSSWDGKRVYYTSSLLANWDKKGKDDEQYFKSYHWDGNNLTEQFKIDFYKEKLGRAHQMRFGAYALYGKRDDRLNGTDLAATE from the coding sequence ATGAATTTTACAACCCTGAAGCAGGTCGGTAAGGTCGCACTGACAATATCCCTTGTGACTGGTGCTGCAGTATCTGCTCTATCAACTACAGCAGTGGCAGATGAAACGTGTCAGTCACCTTACATGGCTAAAATCGTCGGCCAGGAAGACTTTGTTTATGTCTGGACACTTGGTGTTGAAGGTGTTGGTGATGGACAGGACAAGCTGGTTACCGTCGATGTCAATCCAAAATCCAAACATTACGGCAAGGTGGTCAACAGTCTGTCCGTTGGTGGCCGAAATGAGGCACACCATTCCGGCTTTACTGATGACCGTCGTTATTTATGGGCTGGAGGCCTGGATACCAACAAAATATTCGTCTTTGATGTATTCAGTGATCCGGGTAAACCAAAACTTCATCATGTAGTTACAGATTTTGTTGCCAAAAGCGGCGGTGTTGTCGGCCCGCACACCACCTATGCGCTTCCAGGCCGTATGATGATAACAGGCTTGTCAAACAATAAAGATCATGGTGGTCGTACTGCACTGGTAGAGTACACCAATGACGGTGAATATATTGCAACACACTGGATGCCGACCGATGCGAATCTGCAAGGCGCGGAAAAAGCTGGAAAGTTCGCTGACGGTTACGGTTATGATGTTCGTGCCTTGCCGCGTCGCAACGTAATGGTTTCATCTTCTTTTACTGGCTGGTCCAACTATATGATGGACTTCGGGAAAATGCTACAAGACAAAGAGGCGATGAAACGCTTCGGCAATACTGTCGTAGTGTGGGATCTGCATACACGTAAACCGAAGAAGGTATTGGATGTTCCCGGTGCTCCGCTGGAAGTCCGTTGTGCATGGCAGCCAAACAACAACTGGTGCGTGACCACTACAGCATTGACCTCAAAAATCTGGTTGATTTACGAAGATAAGCATGGTGAATGGCATTCCAAAGCTGTTGCTGATATTGGTGATCCGTCTAAGATCCCACTCCCAGTGGATATTTCAATTGCCTCTGATGACTCTGGCCTTTGGGTGAATACTTTCATGGATGGAAAGACTCGTTACTTTGATCTAAGTGATCCTCACAGCCCCAAACAAGTCTATGAGAAACAGATAGCAGCCCAAGTGAATATGGCTTCGTCAAGTTGGGATGGGAAGCGCGTCTACTACACCAGCTCTCTATTGGCCAATTGGGACAAGAAAGGTAAAGACGATGAGCAGTATTTCAAGTCCTATCATTGGGATGGAAATAATCTTACTGAGCAGTTCAAGATTGATTTCTATAAAGAGAAACTGGGGCGCGCTCACCAGATGCGTTTCGGTGCTTACGCACTCTATGGCAAACGTGACGATAGATTGAATGGTACCGATTTGGCGGCTACTGAATAG
- a CDS encoding acyl-CoA dehydrogenase family protein produces MESILEQVQHIAKGVVAKNAFDVDKQARWPEEGLRALQQAGIAGLSVPVEYGGLGHGSFAVAQVCELLGQECASTAMCFGMHCVGSAVLSAKATTDQQERFLHPISAGEHLTTLSLSEAGTGSHFYIPNTRLDAKSPEKYHVTGTKTFVTNGQHADSYVISTVAADQDGPMGEFSCIVVPADAKGLSWGPPWSGLGMRGNSSTSLTLDKVAITRDNLLGEEGDQIWYVFQVVAPFFLMAMTGTYLGIASAALEEARIHLLRRQYTESGTGLSQLPVVQHRLGTLWGMLERTRRLCYHAAATFDAGDPDALPTVFTAKAEVADCAVTVVNEVMTLTGGLAYRDDSRLHQLLRDARAAHVMAPTTDMLRTWTGRVLLGLPILGV; encoded by the coding sequence TTGGAATCCATTCTTGAGCAGGTCCAGCACATAGCAAAAGGTGTAGTCGCTAAAAACGCCTTCGATGTCGATAAGCAAGCACGCTGGCCAGAGGAGGGCCTTCGCGCGTTGCAGCAGGCAGGGATTGCCGGGCTGTCTGTGCCCGTAGAATACGGGGGTCTTGGGCATGGCTCATTTGCTGTCGCTCAGGTATGCGAACTGCTCGGACAGGAATGTGCATCTACGGCAATGTGTTTTGGCATGCATTGCGTGGGTTCAGCTGTGCTCTCTGCCAAGGCAACAACAGACCAACAAGAGCGTTTTCTACATCCAATTTCTGCTGGGGAGCATCTCACAACGCTTTCCCTTAGCGAGGCGGGGACTGGCTCTCATTTCTATATACCTAATACACGCTTGGATGCTAAATCCCCGGAAAAGTATCACGTTACAGGCACCAAGACATTTGTAACCAACGGCCAGCATGCGGATTCATACGTTATCTCAACTGTGGCAGCTGACCAGGATGGCCCAATGGGTGAGTTTTCCTGTATTGTGGTGCCCGCTGACGCTAAAGGTTTGAGTTGGGGACCTCCCTGGTCTGGATTGGGAATGCGCGGTAACTCATCCACCAGCCTGACCTTGGATAAGGTAGCTATAACCCGAGACAACTTGCTTGGCGAAGAGGGTGATCAGATATGGTATGTGTTTCAAGTCGTTGCACCATTTTTTCTTATGGCAATGACGGGCACCTACCTGGGTATAGCGAGTGCTGCCTTGGAAGAGGCGAGAATCCATCTACTCAGACGTCAATACACCGAAAGTGGAACAGGGCTTTCTCAACTACCTGTCGTGCAACACCGACTTGGAACGCTATGGGGGATGTTGGAGCGGACCCGACGTCTGTGCTACCACGCGGCAGCAACTTTTGATGCTGGAGATCCAGATGCACTTCCGACGGTGTTTACAGCGAAGGCAGAGGTTGCTGATTGCGCAGTGACCGTAGTCAATGAGGTTATGACACTAACGGGGGGGCTTGCTTACCGAGACGACTCTCGACTGCATCAACTTTTACGTGATGCTAGAGCAGCACATGTTATGGCTCCCACTACAGACATGCTGCGAACATGGACAGGTAGAGTATTACTCGGCCTGCCAATATTGGGGGTATAA